From Coffea arabica cultivar ET-39 chromosome 10e, Coffea Arabica ET-39 HiFi, whole genome shotgun sequence, one genomic window encodes:
- the LOC140015107 gene encoding uncharacterized protein, which produces MSFFVWKVLRNLVPVDINLKRRGISLASRYSCCLSHVETVGHLFATGPVAMAVWGFFQRRFGILKAQPSSLSARVLLWFSSASPSSRGHIRTVVPVLILWFLWQSRNSARFDGACFGAGGVVAMIDDFEEQLGVAKKLLRCHFRGDYEDK; this is translated from the coding sequence ATGTCCTTCTTTGTGTGGAAGGTACTGCGTAACTTGGTGCCAGTGGACATCAATTTGAAACGAAGGGGGATATCGCTAGCATCACGGTACTCATGTTGCCTATCGCATGTGGAAACTGTGGGCCATCTTTTCGCTACGGGGCCGGTAGCGATGGCTGTCTGGGGGTTTTTCCAAAGGAGATTTGGCATCCTGAAGGCCCAACCCTCCTCGTTGTCTGCAAGGGTGTTGTTATGGTTTAGCTCGGCTTCCCCATCATCGAGGGGGCACATTAGGACAGTAGTCCCGGTACTAATACTTTGGTTTTTATGGCAATCTAGGAACAGCGCCAGGTTTGACGGAGCCTGTTTTGGAGCTGGCGGGGTTGTCGCAATGATTGACGATTTTGAGGAACAGCTAGGGGTGGCAAAAAAGCTCTTGAGATGTCACTTTCGTGGTGATTACGAGGACAAATGA